In a single window of the Micromonospora inositola genome:
- a CDS encoding cation:proton antiporter, which produces MEPVDVAFALVGVGALLAGILPRVLERRPLSMPIAFLGLGMLVFLLPTGLPTPDPLRWPELTTHLTEVGVIVALMGAGLKIDRPLSWARWSSTWRLLAIAMPLCIAAVALLGWWWAGLVPAAALLLGAALAPTDPVLAADVQVGEPTDVEDSEDEVRFALTSEAGLNDGLAFPFVYAAIAIATTSLAPAEWLAHWFTVDVLYKLAVGVGGGLLIGWLLGKLFFRAPSELRLARHAEGFLALAATFLAYGLVEVVGGYGFLAVFVAARAIRAAERTHEFHSVLHDFAEQIERLLTVLLLLLFGGAVIGGLLAPLTWPAALVGLALVFVVRPLVGWLSLRGAPGRPAEHWVIAFFGIRGVGSFYYLAYATSRTDFPQAELIWATVGLVVIVSVVVHGIAATPVMQLLDRAGERTRDPSERGRAEEPALGGARG; this is translated from the coding sequence GTGGAACCGGTGGACGTCGCGTTCGCGCTGGTGGGGGTGGGCGCGTTGCTGGCAGGGATCCTGCCTCGCGTGCTGGAGCGGCGCCCGCTCTCCATGCCGATCGCCTTCCTCGGCCTCGGCATGCTGGTCTTCCTGCTCCCGACCGGGTTGCCCACGCCGGACCCGCTGCGGTGGCCCGAACTCACCACCCATCTCACCGAGGTCGGGGTGATCGTGGCGCTGATGGGCGCCGGGCTGAAGATCGACCGGCCGCTCAGCTGGGCTCGCTGGTCGTCGACCTGGCGGCTGCTGGCCATCGCGATGCCGCTCTGCATCGCGGCGGTGGCGCTGCTGGGCTGGTGGTGGGCCGGCCTGGTGCCGGCGGCGGCGCTGCTGCTGGGCGCGGCGCTCGCCCCCACCGACCCGGTGCTCGCCGCCGACGTGCAGGTGGGTGAGCCGACCGACGTGGAGGACTCCGAGGACGAGGTGCGCTTCGCGCTGACCTCGGAGGCGGGGCTGAACGACGGCCTGGCCTTCCCGTTCGTGTACGCGGCCATCGCGATCGCCACCACCAGCCTCGCCCCGGCGGAGTGGCTGGCGCACTGGTTCACCGTCGACGTGCTCTACAAGCTCGCCGTCGGCGTGGGGGGTGGCCTGCTCATCGGCTGGCTGCTCGGCAAGCTCTTCTTCCGGGCCCCGAGCGAGCTGCGGCTGGCCCGGCACGCCGAGGGCTTCCTCGCGCTGGCCGCCACCTTCCTGGCGTACGGGCTGGTGGAGGTGGTCGGCGGGTACGGCTTCCTGGCGGTCTTCGTGGCGGCCCGGGCGATCCGGGCGGCGGAGCGGACCCACGAGTTCCACTCGGTGCTGCACGACTTCGCCGAGCAGATCGAGCGGCTGCTCACCGTCTTGCTCCTGCTGCTCTTCGGCGGCGCGGTGATCGGCGGTCTGCTCGCCCCGCTGACCTGGCCGGCGGCGCTGGTCGGGCTGGCGCTGGTCTTCGTGGTCCGGCCGCTGGTCGGCTGGCTGTCGCTGCGCGGCGCGCCCGGCCGGCCGGCCGAGCACTGGGTGATCGCGTTCTTCGGCATCCGGGGCGTCGGCTCCTTCTACTACCTGGCGTACGCCACCAGCAGGACCGACTTCCCGCAGGCCGAGCTGATCTGGGCCACCGTCGGACTGGTGGTGATCGTCTCGGTGGTGGTGCACGGAATCGCCGCCACCCCGGTCATGCAGCTGCTCGACCGGGCGGGCGAGCGCACCCGGGACCCCTCGGAGCGGGGGCGCGCGGAGGAGCCCGCCCTCGGCGGCGCCCGGGGCTGA
- a CDS encoding metallophosphoesterase family protein — translation MQLVITADTHVPKRARDLPPQLWAAIDAADVVLHAGDWVDVSLLDALAARARRLVAVHGNNDGPELRARLPEVARVELDGLRVAVVHETGPKTRREERCAARFPDRDLLVFGHSHIPWDSVAAPGGLRLLNPGSPTDRRAQPYPTWLSARVVAGRLDQVELHRLPPR, via the coding sequence ATGCAGCTGGTGATCACCGCCGACACCCACGTACCGAAGCGGGCGCGGGACCTGCCGCCGCAGCTCTGGGCGGCGATCGACGCCGCCGACGTGGTGCTGCACGCGGGGGACTGGGTGGATGTGTCGCTGCTGGACGCGCTGGCCGCGCGGGCCCGCCGGCTGGTCGCCGTTCACGGCAACAACGACGGGCCGGAGCTGCGGGCCCGGCTGCCCGAGGTGGCCCGGGTGGAGCTCGACGGACTGCGGGTGGCGGTGGTGCACGAGACCGGGCCGAAGACCCGGCGTGAGGAACGCTGCGCGGCCCGCTTCCCCGATCGCGACCTGCTGGTCTTCGGGCACTCCCACATCCCGTGGGACAGCGTTGCTGCCCCGGGCGGGTTGCGGCTGCTCAACCCGGGGTCGCCCACCGACCGGCGGGCCCAGCCGTACCCGACCTGGCTGAGCGCGCGGGTGGTGGCGGGGCGGCTCGACCAGGTCGAGCTGCACCGCCTGCCCCCGCGCTGA
- a CDS encoding glucose 1-dehydrogenase has translation MTGRLAGKTALITGSDSGIGQATAIEFGREGADVVVHYLHDHAGANHTRAEIEKAGRRAMVVQGDISVEHQVEAMFDEAFAEFPTLDILMNDAGVDASGIPVADLDTETWDRCIRTNVYGAFFCSRRFVRHRRDQGGRGKIINITSIHQEVARAGGADYDTSKGAMLEFAKSLALEVAPMHMNVNNIGPGMVLTPFNQRAIDDPQYLEEQVQSIPWKRAAQPQEIAKLAVFLASEDAEYVTGSTYFMDGGLMQNQGQGA, from the coding sequence ATGACCGGACGACTGGCGGGCAAGACCGCCCTGATCACCGGCTCGGACTCGGGCATCGGCCAGGCCACCGCCATCGAGTTCGGCCGCGAGGGCGCCGACGTGGTGGTGCACTACCTGCACGACCACGCCGGGGCGAACCACACCCGGGCCGAGATCGAGAAGGCCGGTCGCCGCGCCATGGTGGTGCAGGGCGACATCAGCGTCGAACACCAGGTGGAGGCGATGTTCGACGAGGCCTTCGCCGAGTTCCCCACGCTGGACATTCTGATGAACGACGCCGGGGTGGACGCCTCCGGCATCCCGGTGGCCGACCTGGACACCGAGACCTGGGACCGGTGCATCCGGACCAACGTCTACGGGGCGTTCTTCTGCTCCCGGCGGTTCGTCCGACACCGCCGCGACCAGGGCGGGCGCGGGAAGATCATCAACATCACCTCTATCCACCAGGAGGTGGCCCGGGCCGGCGGCGCGGACTACGACACCAGCAAGGGGGCGATGTTGGAGTTCGCCAAGAGCCTCGCCCTGGAGGTGGCGCCGATGCACATGAACGTCAACAACATCGGGCCCGGCATGGTGCTCACCCCGTTCAACCAGCGGGCCATCGACGACCCGCAGTACCTGGAGGAGCAGGTGCAGAGCATCCCCTGGAAACGGGCCGCGCAGCCGCAGGAGATCGCCAAGCTGGCCGTCTTCCTGGCCAGCGAGGACGCCGAGTACGTGACCGGCTCGACGTACTTCATGGACGGCGGCCTCATGCAGAACCAGGGCCAGGGCGCCTGA
- a CDS encoding glycoside hydrolase family 15 protein → MDSGRIGEHGFLADGCSAALVDLAGSVNWWCPPRFDGPSVFGRLLDDRAGHWTIRPEDDFTSERSYLDDTLVLRTVFTTRTGSVAVTDALALEPGARGHEIGRRSPRVLARLVEGLTGEVPMRVQYQPRFEYGRVSAYLTESGGQFDATAGTCRLSLRANVPLDLGDGEATGRFTARAGTRHHFTLGHADTYGERPPAVPDADRVVADAVAGWRSWADLHRDQYRGEYRDQVWRSAIVVQGMTYQPSGAVVAAPTTSLPEELGGDRNYDYRFVWVRDFSLTLQALWLAACPDEANRQFAWVSRAMGRIGDEPVPIMYGVHGERDLTEHRLDHLSGYADSRPVFIGNDAWRQRQTDVHGEVLDAAWLMRHYLDPMSPDVRQFLHACADRAVVDWRRPDAGMWEARDAERHYVSSKVQCWTALDRAVRFGTRLGEPADVARWAAARDEIRETVLTRGWNERLGAYTGAFDSDNLDASVLIMPLVGFLSADDPRMRSTMDVVERRLCRDGLLRRWDDDPAGFVICSFWLVSCLAAAGELDRARRLFEQLAARVNDLGLYAEQIDQATGEHLGNFPQAFSHIGLIHAAGWITAAADRLGGFAEREAVPTGTTIT, encoded by the coding sequence GTGGACAGCGGACGGATAGGTGAGCACGGCTTCCTGGCGGACGGCTGCAGTGCGGCGCTGGTCGACCTGGCCGGTTCGGTGAACTGGTGGTGCCCGCCGCGCTTCGACGGGCCCTCCGTATTCGGCCGGCTGCTCGACGACCGGGCGGGGCACTGGACAATCCGCCCGGAGGACGATTTCACCAGCGAACGGTCCTATCTGGACGACACGCTGGTGCTGCGTACCGTCTTCACCACCCGGACCGGTTCGGTGGCGGTGACCGACGCCCTGGCGCTGGAACCCGGCGCGCGCGGCCACGAGATCGGCCGGCGCTCACCCCGCGTTCTCGCCCGCCTGGTCGAGGGACTGACCGGCGAGGTCCCGATGCGGGTGCAGTACCAGCCCCGCTTCGAGTACGGGCGGGTCTCCGCGTACCTCACCGAATCCGGCGGGCAGTTCGACGCCACCGCCGGCACCTGCCGGTTGAGCCTGCGCGCCAACGTTCCGCTGGACCTCGGCGACGGCGAGGCCACCGGGCGGTTCACCGCCCGCGCCGGCACTCGCCACCACTTCACTCTCGGCCACGCCGACACCTACGGGGAGCGTCCGCCGGCCGTCCCGGATGCCGACCGGGTGGTGGCCGACGCGGTCGCCGGGTGGCGGTCCTGGGCCGACCTGCATCGTGACCAGTACCGGGGCGAGTACCGGGACCAGGTGTGGCGCAGCGCGATCGTGGTGCAGGGCATGACCTACCAGCCCAGCGGCGCCGTGGTCGCGGCGCCCACCACCTCGCTCCCCGAGGAGTTGGGCGGCGACCGCAACTACGACTACCGCTTCGTCTGGGTACGCGACTTCAGCCTCACCCTCCAGGCGCTCTGGCTGGCCGCATGCCCGGACGAGGCGAACCGGCAGTTCGCCTGGGTGTCCCGGGCCATGGGCCGGATCGGCGACGAGCCGGTGCCGATCATGTACGGCGTGCACGGGGAGCGGGACCTCACCGAACACCGGTTGGACCACCTGTCCGGGTACGCCGACAGTCGACCGGTCTTCATCGGCAACGACGCGTGGCGGCAGCGGCAGACCGACGTGCACGGCGAGGTCCTCGACGCCGCCTGGCTGATGCGGCACTACCTCGACCCGATGTCGCCCGACGTGCGCCAGTTCCTGCATGCCTGCGCCGACCGGGCGGTGGTCGACTGGCGCCGGCCGGACGCCGGGATGTGGGAGGCGCGTGACGCCGAGCGGCACTACGTGTCGTCCAAGGTGCAGTGCTGGACCGCGCTGGACCGGGCGGTGCGCTTCGGAACCCGGCTCGGCGAGCCAGCCGACGTTGCCCGCTGGGCGGCGGCCCGGGACGAGATCCGGGAGACGGTGCTGACCCGCGGCTGGAACGAGCGACTCGGCGCATACACCGGGGCTTTCGACTCGGACAACCTCGACGCCTCGGTGCTGATCATGCCGCTGGTCGGCTTCCTGTCGGCCGACGACCCCCGGATGCGGTCCACGATGGACGTGGTCGAGCGCCGGCTCTGCCGGGACGGCCTGCTGCGGCGCTGGGACGACGACCCCGCGGGCTTCGTGATCTGCTCGTTTTGGCTGGTCAGCTGCCTCGCTGCGGCTGGCGAGCTGGACCGGGCGCGGCGGCTCTTCGAGCAGCTCGCCGCCCGGGTCAACGACCTGGGGCTCTACGCCGAGCAGATCGACCAGGCCACCGGCGAGCACCTGGGCAACTTTCCACAGGCCTTCTCGCACATCGGCCTGATCCACGCCGCGGGTTGGATCACCGCGGCCGCCGACCGGCTCGGCGGCTTTGCCGAGCGAGAGGCCGTGCCGACCGGTACGACGATCACGTAG
- a CDS encoding general stress protein: protein MTRPSTPTAAWQPGMPGGDNLPSGPAGRPAAPSGDGHGPQPGPPTVTIGSYPDYPSAQRVVDYLADNRFPVERTAIVGTNLTLVETVMGRMSTGRAALVGAGTGAWFGLFIGLLFGIFTAGNWVAVILVGLVIGAIWGAVFGAVAHAMTGGQRDFTSASSLRAGQYAVIVDADVADQARQLLGRMHLTPTGATAR from the coding sequence ATGACCAGACCCTCGACTCCGACCGCGGCCTGGCAACCCGGTATGCCGGGCGGCGACAACCTCCCGTCCGGTCCGGCCGGCCGGCCGGCGGCGCCCAGCGGGGACGGACACGGACCGCAGCCGGGTCCGCCGACCGTGACGATCGGCTCGTACCCGGACTATCCGTCCGCCCAGCGCGTGGTGGACTACCTGGCCGACAACCGGTTCCCGGTGGAACGCACCGCGATCGTCGGCACCAACCTGACCCTGGTGGAGACGGTGATGGGCCGGATGAGCACGGGCCGGGCCGCCCTGGTGGGCGCCGGCACCGGCGCCTGGTTCGGGCTCTTCATCGGGTTGCTCTTCGGCATCTTCACCGCCGGCAACTGGGTGGCGGTGATCCTGGTCGGGCTGGTGATCGGCGCGATCTGGGGCGCCGTCTTCGGCGCGGTGGCGCACGCGATGACCGGGGGGCAGCGGGACTTCACCTCGGCCAGTTCGCTGCGGGCCGGCCAGTACGCGGTGATCGTGGACGCGGACGTGGCCGATCAGGCACGGCAGCTGCTGGGTCGGATGCACCTGACCCCGACGGGCGCGACCGCCCGTTGA
- a CDS encoding DUF1684 domain-containing protein, producing the protein MDDLEVLDWRERVARLYLSDLDLTGFRTERDELFRRHPQSPLPVADRPGFTGLRYHPPNPDAVVEAPLRPASGVESIDTGGPDGVVRYRRVAIAETPWGPLTLWWIEAYGGGLFVPLRDGTCGTEAYGGGRYLTDTVKGTFGRGLTVLPGGRARLDANYLYNPSCAYDDRWACPLAPPENRVDVPIRAGELAYHY; encoded by the coding sequence GTGGATGATCTCGAAGTGCTCGACTGGCGGGAACGGGTGGCCCGGCTGTACCTCTCCGACCTCGACCTGACCGGGTTCCGGACGGAACGGGACGAGCTGTTCCGCCGGCACCCGCAGAGCCCGCTCCCAGTCGCGGACCGGCCCGGCTTCACCGGGCTGCGGTACCACCCGCCGAACCCGGACGCGGTGGTGGAGGCGCCGCTGCGCCCCGCCTCCGGTGTCGAAAGCATCGACACCGGCGGGCCGGACGGGGTGGTGCGCTACCGGCGGGTCGCGATCGCGGAGACCCCGTGGGGGCCGCTGACCCTGTGGTGGATCGAGGCGTACGGCGGGGGGCTGTTCGTGCCGCTGCGCGACGGGACCTGCGGCACCGAGGCGTACGGCGGGGGCCGGTACCTGACCGACACCGTCAAGGGCACCTTCGGTCGGGGACTGACCGTGCTGCCGGGCGGGCGGGCCCGGCTCGACGCCAACTACCTCTACAACCCCAGCTGCGCGTACGACGACCGGTGGGCCTGCCCGCTCGCTCCGCCAGAGAACCGGGTGGACGTGCCGATCCGGGCCGGGGAGCTGGCGTACCACTACTGA
- a CDS encoding GNAT family N-acetyltransferase yields the protein MDHLELTAPGLLLRPWRAADAPAVLAALREPAIAQWNPSPGGTDLPGAREWVRRRADWSAGDHVSLAVTGPGGEALLGSVSLHRIHAGDASIGYWTVAEARGQGIASAAVTALTTWAFAQLRLHRIELCHAVANPASCRVAARAGYPAEGTLRESYRYGDGRRYDEHLHARLITDGCPPPGLGSSRG from the coding sequence GTGGACCACCTCGAGCTGACCGCCCCCGGCCTGCTGCTGCGACCCTGGCGGGCGGCGGACGCTCCGGCCGTCCTCGCCGCGCTGCGCGAGCCGGCCATCGCCCAGTGGAACCCGTCGCCCGGCGGCACCGACCTGCCCGGAGCCCGCGAGTGGGTCCGCCGGCGCGCCGACTGGTCCGCCGGCGATCACGTCTCCCTGGCGGTGACCGGGCCGGGCGGCGAAGCGCTGCTCGGCTCGGTGTCGCTGCACCGCATCCACGCCGGCGACGCCTCGATCGGATACTGGACCGTCGCCGAGGCCCGCGGCCAGGGCATCGCCTCCGCGGCCGTCACCGCGCTCACCACCTGGGCGTTCGCGCAGCTCCGGCTGCATCGGATCGAGCTGTGCCACGCGGTGGCCAACCCGGCCTCCTGCCGGGTCGCCGCCCGCGCCGGCTACCCCGCGGAGGGCACCCTGCGGGAGTCCTACCGGTACGGGGACGGCCGGCGGTACGACGAGCACCTGCACGCCCGGCTGATCACCGACGGCTGCCCGCCACCGGGGCTAGGGTCGAGCCGTGGATGA
- a CDS encoding MarR family winged helix-turn-helix transcriptional regulator gives MTESLNPERMACWRAYIESSQRLFTQLEEDLRADSELSFADYHVLVLLSEAPGQRLRMGELASRLVFSPSRLTYQISSMQKRGLVAKESCPADRRGSEAVLTAAGLLTLREAAPHHVASVRTHLMDDLDDAEVACLTRVFERLGRRLRAARDASSAPADN, from the coding sequence GTGACCGAGAGCCTGAACCCCGAGCGGATGGCCTGCTGGCGCGCGTACATCGAGTCGAGCCAGCGGTTGTTCACCCAGCTCGAGGAGGACCTGCGCGCGGACAGCGAGCTGAGCTTCGCCGACTACCACGTGCTGGTCCTGCTCTCCGAGGCGCCGGGGCAGCGGCTCCGGATGGGCGAGCTGGCCAGCCGGCTGGTCTTCTCGCCGAGCCGGCTGACGTACCAGATCTCCTCCATGCAGAAGCGCGGTCTGGTCGCCAAGGAGTCCTGCCCGGCGGACCGCCGGGGCAGCGAGGCGGTGCTCACCGCCGCCGGCCTGCTCACCCTCCGCGAGGCCGCGCCGCACCACGTGGCGTCGGTGCGTACCCACCTGATGGACGACCTCGACGACGCCGAGGTCGCCTGCCTCACCCGGGTCTTCGAGCGGCTCGGCCGGCGCCTGCGCGCCGCCCGCGACGCGTCGTCCGCCCCGGCCGACAACTAA
- a CDS encoding pirin family protein, producing the protein MPAITVDDVLVLPRLPRLDESTSFRPVRRLTTAPSGFEGEGFPVRRAFAGVPLTELDPFIHLDQMGEVDYAPGEPKGTPWHPHRGFETVTYMIDGIMDHQDSQGGGGTITDGDTQWMTAGSGLLHIEAPPEHLVTSGGLFHGLQLWVNLPRVAKMNPPRYQDIRARESALLTTPDGGALIRVIAGEVAGHRGPGSTHTPITITHVTVQPGAELSLPWRPDFNALVYVLAGRGTVGADRRPIHTGQLAVHGPGDALRVTADAKQDGNTPALELYIMGGQPIREPVAHYGPFVMNTRDELIQAFEDFQAGKLGVIPAKRLPHTGGQGPRP; encoded by the coding sequence ATGCCCGCCATCACCGTCGACGACGTCCTCGTCCTGCCCCGCCTGCCCCGGCTCGACGAGTCCACCAGCTTCCGGCCGGTCCGCCGGCTCACCACCGCGCCTAGCGGCTTCGAGGGTGAGGGCTTCCCGGTCCGCCGGGCCTTCGCCGGGGTGCCGCTGACCGAGCTGGACCCGTTCATCCACCTCGACCAGATGGGCGAGGTCGACTACGCCCCGGGCGAGCCGAAGGGCACCCCGTGGCACCCGCACCGCGGCTTCGAGACGGTGACCTACATGATCGACGGGATCATGGACCACCAGGACTCGCAGGGTGGCGGCGGCACCATCACCGACGGCGACACCCAGTGGATGACGGCCGGCAGCGGCCTGCTGCACATCGAAGCGCCGCCGGAGCACCTGGTGACCAGCGGCGGCCTCTTCCACGGCCTCCAGCTCTGGGTCAACCTGCCCCGGGTGGCCAAGATGAACCCGCCGCGCTACCAGGACATCCGCGCCAGGGAGTCGGCGCTGCTCACCACGCCGGACGGCGGCGCGCTGATCCGGGTGATCGCCGGCGAGGTCGCCGGGCACCGCGGGCCGGGCTCCACCCACACCCCGATCACCATCACCCATGTGACGGTGCAGCCGGGGGCGGAACTGAGCCTGCCCTGGCGGCCCGACTTCAACGCGCTGGTCTACGTGCTGGCCGGCCGCGGCACGGTGGGCGCCGACCGGCGGCCGATCCACACCGGGCAGCTCGCGGTGCACGGCCCGGGCGACGCGCTGCGGGTGACCGCGGACGCGAAGCAGGACGGCAACACCCCGGCCCTGGAGCTCTACATCATGGGCGGCCAGCCCATCCGGGAGCCGGTGGCGCACTACGGCCCGTTCGTGATGAACACCCGGGACGAGCTGATCCAGGCGTTCGAGGACTTCCAGGCCGGCAAGCTCGGCGTGATCCCCGCGAAGCGCCTGCCGCACACCGGCGGCCAGGGCCCGCGTCCCTGA